In Pseudomonas sp. P5_109, the genomic window CCTTGCCGATCCGCACCGATGGCCGACTCGTGGGCAGCATGGCGCTTCACTGGCCAATGGATCAGGCGCCGGTGGAACGGGTACTCAATCTGCACCTGAACAGCCTGGCCACCACCATTGGCAATGTGCAGCAGGCGATGTCCTGAGAGGAACTTGTGGCGGTTTAGAGACTCAAGGCAACACATTTCTTGCAACCTGTGTCAGGCCGGTTAAGGTTCAGCACAGGTTTCTCTGCCTTATGAGTCTCTATGTTCAAGCGCTCCGCCCTCCGATCCCTCGCTTTCCTGATGCTGGCCGGTGCCGCATTGTCGGCCCGTGCCGATTGGTACCTCGATGGCGAGTCTTCGCGCCTGTCGTTTGTCAGCACCAAGAATGCCAATGTTGCCGAAGTGCAGCGCTTTCTGGTGTTGCACGGCAAGGTCGATCCCGAGGGGCTGGCGCGGGTGGAAGTCGAGCTGGAGTCGATCAACAGCGGCATTGCGTTGCGCGATGAGCGCATGCGCAAGGAGCTGTTCCAGATCGACCGGTTTCCCGAGGCCTTGATCACCACGAAAATCGATCTGCGTCCGATCAACGACCTCGCTCCTGGCGCGCAGCTGGAGTTGCGCCTGCCGCTGACGGTGGACTTGCACGGCAAACAACATGAGTACCCCGCCGAACTGCTGGCGACCCGTCTCGATGACCGGCGCTTTCAGGTGGTGACCCTCGAGCCGCTGGTGATCAATGCGGAGGATTTTGATCTGGCGCCTGGTCTGGAAACGTTGCGTAAAATGGCCGGCCTCTCGGCCATCAGTCTGTCGGTGCCGGTGGGTGCGGTGCTGATTTTCACGGCGCGCTGACATGGCCGGAGCGATTTTTCCCTGGCGTGAAGGCAACCACTTCGAACTGCTGGTCGATGGTCCGCAGTTCTTCCCGCGCATGCTCGTGGCGATTGCCCGCGCCGAAGAACAGGTCGAGCTGGAGCTGTATCTGGTGGAGGCGGGCGCCTGTGCCGAAGCCATGGTCCAGGCCTTGGTGCAGGCCGCCGAGCGCGGTGTGCGGGTGCGCTGCCTGTTCGATGATTACGGTAGCCTCGCCTTCACCCTGACCTTGCGTCAGCGGCTGATGGCGGCCGGTGTGGAGCTGCGTTTCTACAATCGCCTGAGCTGGCGCCGTTGGGTTGGTAACTTCTACCGCGATCACCGCAAATTGTTGCTGGTGGACCAGAGCCTGGCCGTGGTCGGCGGCACCGGCGTCACCGACGAGTTCTGGACCCCTGGCGAAGATGTCAGCGAATGGCATGAGGTGATGGTGGAAATCACCGGCCCGCTGGTGCTCGACTGGCAGTTGCTGTTCGACCGCCAGTGGATCGCCAACCGCCATCGTCGCGCCTGGCGGCCCGCCTCGCATTTCGGTTTGCCGCGCCTGCCACGGGTGCCGTCCATGGGCGAGGGCATGGGCCGGGTGGCCTATGCCGACGCCCGCCAGCACCGGGACATTCTGCAATCGCTGGTACGCGCCTTGAACAGCGGCCAACGCCGGGTCTGGCTGGCCACACCGTACTTTTTGCCGACCTGGAAAGTCCGCCGTTCCCTGCGCCGGGCGGCTGCCCGGGGCGTCGATGTGCGGTTGCTGCTGACCGGCCCCCGTACCGATCACCCGTCCGTGCGCTACGCCGGGCATCGTTACTACCCGCGACTGCTCAAGGCCGGGGTGAAGATCTTCGAGTATCAGCCGTGTTTCCTGCACCTGAAGATGGTTTTGATCGATGACTGGGTGAGCATCGGCTCGTGCAACTTCGATCACTGGAACCTGCGCTTCAACCTGGAAGCCAACCTGGAAGCCCTGGACCCCGGACTGACCCGGTCGGTGGCGGCGAGTTTCGAACGCGACTTCGGGTTGAGTGAGCAAGTCAGCCTGGAAGAATGGCAACGCCGGCCGTTGTGGCGGCGGGTCAAGCAGAGGGTGTGGGGATGGGTGGATCGGGTGGTGGTGAATCTGCTGGATCGACGAGGTTGACGCCGATTTTCTGAACTCCATAAACCCAATGTGGGAGCGGGCTTGCTCGCGAAGGCGGAGTGTCAGTCAATGAAGATGTCGACTGACAGACCGCTTTCGCGAGCAAGCCCGCTCCCACATTTGTATTGCGTTGTTGCCGCGATTACAGCAACTCAAAACTCTGCTGCGTCACGTCCTCTGAGTCCAGGCCGATCTGTACGTTGAACTTGCCCGGTTCCGCCGCGTATTTGAGCTGGGTGTTGTAGAACTTCAGGTCGTCCTCGGTGATGGTGAAGTGCACGACCTTCTGTTCGCCGGCCTTGATCATCACTTTCTGGAAGTTCTTCAGTTCCTTGATCGGGCGGATCATCGAGCCGGCCACGTCCTGGATGTACAACTGCACCACGGTTTCGCCGTCGCGCTTGCCGGTGTTTTTCACCGTGACGCTGGCGTCGAGCTTGCCGGTCTTGTTCAGCGTGGTCGACGACAGGGCCATGTCGCTCAGGCTGAAGTCGGTGTAGCTCAGACCGAAGCCAAACGGGAACAGGGGGCCGGTGGTGTCATCGAGATACTGCGAGGTGTAGTTGCCCGGTTTGCCCGGCGTGAACGGCCGGCCAATGGTCAGGTGGTTGTAGTAGGTCGGAATCTGACCCACCGAGCGAGGGATGGTGATCGGCAGTTTGCCCGACGGGTTGTAGTCGCCGAACAGCACGTCGGCGATCGCGTTGCCGCCTTCGGTGCCGGTGAACCAGGTTTCCAGAATCGCGTCAGCTTGTTCTTTCTCTTCGAGAATCGACAGCGGACGGCCGTTCATCAACACCAGCACCAGCGGTTTGCCGGTGGCTTTCAAGGCGCGGATCAGTTCACGCTGGTTTTCCGGAATATTGATGTCCGTGCGGCTCGACGATTCGTGGGACATGCCACGGGATTCGCCAACCGCTGCCACCACTATGTCAGCGTCCTTGGCGGCTTTCACCGCTTCGTCGATCAACACGTTGGCCGGACGCGGATCATCCACCACTTCCAGGGCGTCGAAGTTGAGGAAGTTCAGGTAATCCACGACCTTCTTGTTGCTGGTAATGTTGGCGCCACGGGCGTAGATCAGCGTCGATTGCGAACCCAGTGCAGCGGACATGCCGTCGAACAGCGTGACCGATTGCGCAGGGCGACCGTTGGCGGCCCAACTGCCCATCATGTCGATCGGTGCCTTGGCCAGCGGACCCACCAAAGCGATTTTCGCGGTTTTCTTCAGCGGCAGGGTTTCGTTCTGGTTCTTCAGCAACACCATGCTGCGGCGCGCGACATCGCGGGCCTCGGCGCGGTGCAGACGGCTGTCGGCATTGGTGTCGGCCGGATCATCTTCAGCCTTGCCGATGCGCAGATACGGGTCCTTGAACAGGCCCATGTCGTACTTGGCGGCGAGTACCTCACGCACGGCGTTGTCGATGTCGCTTTGTTCAATCTCGCCGGCCTTCAACAGCCCAGGCAGCTCTTTGCCATAGAGGGTGTCGTTCATGCTCATGTCGATGCCGGCCTTGATCGCCAGCTTCGCGGCTTCGCGGCCATCGGCGGCAACGCCGTGCTTGATCAGTTCGAAAATCGCCCCGTGGTCGCTGACGGCCAGGCCTTTGAACCCCCACTCCTTGCGCAACAGGTCGTTCATCAGCCAGGTGTTTGCCGTGGCCGGCACGCCGTTGATCGAGTTCAGGGCAACCATTACCCCGCCGGCACCGGCGTCAATCGCGGCGCGGTATGGCGGCAGGTAATCCTGGTACATCTTGACCGGGCTCATGTCGACGACGTTGTAGTCGCGACCGCCCTCGACCGCGCCGTACAAGGCGAAGTGCTTGACGCTGGCCATGATGCTGTCGGCTGCGTTCGCACCGGTGCCCTGGAAGGCTTTGACCATGACGCCGGCAATGCGCGACACCAGGTAGGTGTCTTCACCGAAGCCTTCGGACGTACGGCCCCATCGCGGGTCGCGGGAGATGTCGACCATCGGCGCGAAGGTGAGGTCGACGCCGTCCGAGGAGGCTTCCTTGGCGGCGATGCGCCCGGACAGGGCGATGGCGTCCATGTCCCAGCTCGAGGCCAGGGCCAGCGGGATCGGGAAAATGGTGCGGTGGCCGTGGATCACGTCGTAGGCGAAGAACATCGGGATCTTCAGGCGGCTGCGCATGGCCGCGTCCTGCATCGGCCGGTTTTCCGGACGGGTGATCGAGTTGAACGTACCGCCGATGTTGCCCGCCGCGATTTCCTTGCGGATCATTTCGCGAGGCATTTCCGGGCCGATGCTGATCAGGCGCAACTGGCCGATTTTTTCATCGAGGGTCATTTGCTTCATCAGGTTGCTGACGAAGGCGTCCTTGTTCTCCAGGGGTGCGGGCGTCGTGGCGGCCAATACGTTATGACTGGCCAGGCTGACGAACAGGCCCAGCAAACACAGCTTCTTCATGAATAGTTTTCTCAAGGGCCCAAACGGCGATGTACACGCCGGCCAGCCAAAATTTAGGGAGCGTCTATTGTTGTTCGGGTGCCGGCTCAAAAAACCAGCGCCAAAAACGACAGCCAGATGGCGGATGCGTTTTCGCGCAGGGCCTCTTTTTAGCCCATCGGCCCGTTGCAATCCAGAGGCGCGGGCGATTATGCCCCAAGAGCCGGCCGAGAAGGTTTCACGGTCGGTTTTTTCATGAAATGCACAAGGGAGCATCATCCTGATGAATGTAAGTCCAACCTACCGCTCGCGTTTGCAGGTCGTCACGCTGCTGATGCTGGCGACGTTGCTGACCGCCTGCGGCATCAACAACATCCCGACCCTCGACGAACAGGCCAAGGCCGCCTGGGGCCAGGTGCAGAACCAGTATCAGCGCCGCGCCGACCTGATTCCCAACCTGGTGGAAACCGTCAAGGGCTACGCCAAGCATGAAGAAGAGACGCTGACGGCGGTCATCGAGGCCCGGGCCAAGGCCACGTCGATCCAGGTGGACGCCTCGACCCTCGACAATCCGGAAAAACTCAAGCAGTACCAGCAGGCCCAGGACCAGCTCAGCGGTGCCCTGAGCCGCTTGATGGTGGTTTCCGAGCGCTATCCGGACCTCAAGGCCAACCAGAACTTCCTCGCCCTGCAGTCGCAACTGGAAGGTACCGAGAACCGCATCAGCGTGGCCCGACGTGATTTCATCCTCGCGGTGCAGAAATACAACACCGAGATCCGCACGTTCCCCGGCCGTTTGTGGCACACCGTGATGTACAGCGACTTGCCGATGCGCGAAACCTTCGAAGCCACGCCGGGTTCGGAAAAGGCCCCCGAGGTCAAGTTCTGAAAAGCGCTAATCGATGTCACTACGCAAGAGGTTGCCAATGCGCGTCCTGAAAACAGGCCTGTTGCTGTTGTTGTGGGTGGTGACGATCACGGCCCGGGCCGAGCTGAGTTTTCCGGCGTTGACCGGGCGGGTGGTCGACAACGCCCAGATGATCGAACCATCGGTGCGCGAGCAACTCACCCAGCAACTTCAGGCCCATGAACAAGCCACCGGCGAGCAGCTTGTGGTCGTGACTTTGCCGGATTTGCAAGGCACCGACATCGCCGACTTCGGTTACCAGCTCGGCCGGCACTGGGGCATCGGGCAGAAGGACAAGAACAACGGTGCCTTGCTGATCATCGCCCGGGACGAACGCCGGCTGCGTATCGAAGTCGGTTATGGCCTGGAGGATCGCCTGACCGATGCCCAGAGTTCGGTGATCATCAACCAGGTCATCACTCCGGCGTTCAAGACCGGCAACTTCAGTAAAGGCATCAGTGACGGCGTGGCGGCAATGCTGGTGGTGCTGGGCGGCAACCCCTTGGATGAACCCTCCACGGCGTATGAATCCAGAGGTGATCCGGGGGATGATTTCGTCTCGCGCCATCCCGGGTTGTTCGTGTTTTTGGTGATGTTGTTCATCCTGACTGTTTTTGTGTGCCAGATGCTCGGTATTCTTCCCGCCGGCCGGGGCGGCTCCGGTGGATCCGGGGGCGGTTTTGGTGGTGGTGGATTTGGCGGCGGCGGAGGCGGTGGAGGCTTCAGCGGCGGCGGGGGCAGTTTCGGCGGGGGTGGTTCGTCCGGCGGCTGGTGATAATAAAAATGAGCAGGTAATTCACGACATGGCATTACTGACTGAACACGAACAACGCAAAGTCGCTGAGGCAATCGCCCGGGTCGAGCGCGACACCGATGCAGAGCTGGTGACCGTACTCGCGGCCCGTGCCGACGACTACGCGTACATCCCGTTGCTGTGGGCCAGCCTGCTGGCGCTGCTGGTGCCGGGCATCGTGCACTACCTTACCGGTTGGCTGACCATGCACAGCCTGCTGCTGGTGCAATGGGCCATCTTCATCGTGCTGTGCCTGGTGTTCCGCCTGCCGAAAGTCACCACCCATCTGATCCCGCGCTCGGTGCGTCACTGGCGCGCCTCGAACCTGGCGCGCCGGCAGTTCCTGGAGCAGAACCTGCACCACACCGAAGGCAGCACCGGCGTGCTGATTTTCGTCTCCGAGGCCGAGCGTTATGTGGAGATCCTGGTGGATGAAGGGATTTCCAGTCGCCTGGACAACAAGAACTGGGACGCCATCGTCGCCACGTTCACCCAGCAAGTGAAGCAGGGGCAAACGCTGCAAGGGTTTGTCAGCTGCGTCGAAGCCTGTGGCGAACTGCTCAAGGTGCATGTGCCCGTGACCCATGTGCGCAATGAGTTGCCGAACCGCCTGGTAGTGCTCGGCTAAGTCTTGCCGTGGCGTTATGTAGCGCTCGCCGCTACAACTCCCGTCAATTGTCCGGGTTTGGCCTTGTCGTCAGTATTTCTCTCTAACAGTGGACGCCCAGCGACGGGTGTTCCCAAGAAGAGGGATTCTTATGGCACCCCAACAATCGAATGACTCTTTGGCACGGGCAACTCGTGGCGCAGAGGCAAGTACACCCAAGGCGAAACTGACGGCGAAAGAAACACAAATCCTGATGTGGTGTTTCAAAGGTAAAACCTCCTGGGAAATCTCCAGGATCGAGAACTGCACGGAATCCACCGTCAATTTTCACTTCGCCAATATTCGCCGAAAGTTCGACGTCAGCTCTCGCACTTGCGCATTGCTCAAAGCGATCGAGTCGGGCGCGATCATCGTGGACTCGGTCGTTGCGCGAGGTGCACATGAGCGTGGCTGATTCGGCCTACAACGGTATCAATGGGCTCATGTTGGGGATGGGGATTGCGACCCTGCCAGTGGTTAATGGCGAGGTACTGTTCGGTGCAATGCTCGGCGCGTGGCTGGTCACCACCACTCGCACTAACTTCAAGACCTGGCAGCGCATCGGTTCCTGGTTGCTGTCTGCGGGTGTCGGTTACCTCTTTACGCCTGCCGCACATCCGCTGGTGCCATTTCTGACAGAAGGTGTAACAGCCTTTCTTTGCGCGCTGATCGTTATTCCTATCAGTATCAAACTCATGCAATGGATCGATGGTGCAGGTATCGGCGAAATCATTCGCCACCTGAGAGGGCGAAGATGATGGTCCGTGAAAGAGATGCCTTGGTGTGGGGGGGCGAGCGTGGCTCACTTGATCGGTGCGTTCAGATTGTCGTGTTTTCAGCGCATTTCTGCCTGTTGCCCGTAGTACTTCTTGCAGCAATGAAACTTTGGATTACATCTTTCATCAAGTTTCATTTACAGGATTAAGTGTTGCCAGAATAGCGGCCATTTCGGAAAGCCTGAGTTCCATGTCGCGCAGTCGTTGCTTTTCCTCGAGTGCGTTTTGTATGGCGCAGCGATCATCTTCGTCGAGCAGCCGCCAGATCGCGAGAATGGTGTTTTCCCGTGTTGTGCTTTCCTGATTGGCCTCCGAAGTGTCAGTAACTGTTTGTCGCAAAACCGGACCTTCGCCCAGCAGCAGCCAGTCAAGGGAGATTCCCCGGGTTTGAGCGATTTCTACGCATAATGAGTATGGTGTGCTGTCGCGGCCTTTCCAGCTGCTAAGGGTTTGCGGGCTGATCTGTAGCGCGGAGGATAAAGAAGCATCGGTTTTAGTGCCGGTAACTTGCTTCAGGCGAGCCAGAACAGCTTGTGATTTTTTGCTACGCAATTTGAGCCTCTTCCTTTTGACATATGCTTTTTGAGTGCCTAATTTATGCGTAATGAGTACTTTTTTTCTTGTAAGTAATCAATCATCAAAGATGAGTCAGAAGAATACGATGTCGAAACTTCCTAATGGTATCAGGGTGATTTCCTACGAGCATGGCTCGTTCCCATTACGCGTCCGCCCGATGCACTTCCTTATGTCTGGCAGACACTGTTCGCAAGTCCGGAGCGCCACGATGAACGACTTAAGCAGTATTGCGTTTGATCAGGTTGATTGCCACCCGATGACCGCCGGGATTCAAGCATGAGTACTTATAAAATGGTGTGCCCGCACTGCTTGAGCAGGATGCGCATCCGCACCAGCGAAGGCCGGCATATTTTCCTGCGGGTGGCGTATTTGCAATGCACGTCGGAAGCTTGCGGTTGGTCCGTGCGTGCCGAATTTGAAATGACCCATGAGCTTTCGCCCAGCGGCATGCCCAACCCGGCCGTACGCCTGCCTTGCGCCGGACCTGATTTGCGCCGTGACGCCCGGCCCGTGGCAGTCAGTCCTGCCACGACAGACGTGCCGCAGGAGACGTGAGCATGATGGTTATCGATGAACATGCAGATATGAATGAGGAGCTTTTGGCCATCGCCCAGGCGTTTCTGGGGCGTCATGAAAGTGAAGGGGGGATCGACGATCAAGTCCTGTTTTGTCGGGCGGTGAAGCATTTGCAGAATATGGATGTACCGATGCACCTGGCGGAAAGGCTGGTCAGCCGTGCCTATGGGGTACTCAAGTCGCACAACGACCGTCGGCGACTGGACATCGATGCCAGTTCCGAAACGGTCGCCGTGGTGACTGACCCGGCCAATGGCCTGACCTGGGCGGTGCCAGTGGGGTTGATTGTCAAACACATCATCAACTCACCGAACAACCGCAAGCTTCGCGTAGTGGAACCCTGAGGTTTCAACGATTGTGTTGAGGTCCTGGGCTGCTGACTGGGACCTGCCACAAAATAACCCCGTGCCCAAAGTCCTCGTCCCCCTTAAAATACCGGCATTCTTCGATTTGCATCGCCTGAGGCCGTTTTTCCATGTCCGTCACCGCCACTCCCGCCAGCCTCGCGCCGGATCACCACGCCCAGTTCATCGACCTGCTGCAAACCAGCCTCGAGCACAATGCGTTCATCAAGCTGGTGCTGGCCAAGTACGTGGGCGATGAAACGGACCTGCAGCGGATCATCATCAAGCCGGTGACGGTCAAGACGCAGCCTTGCCTGTCTTTTGTCTACCGCTACAAGACTCGCGATATCACCAAGAACCTGCCGGTGGCCGAAGGTGTGACGAGTATTGCCGAGTTGCTGCCCGCATCGTTCAAAAATGCGCATTTGTTGTCGTTGACCGACGAAGCCCAGCTCGAATACAGCAAAAAGGGCAAGTCATCGCTGTTCAAGAGCAAACCTCAGCAATTGCGCGAAGTGCCATCGGCCGAGCACAACCGTGAGAAAAACCGTTTTCTTGACCTGAGCCGGCCGTTTCTCGCCGACCTGGGCGTGACCAACAAGCAGCATGAGCTGATCCCGGCGATGTCGCGCAAGTGGAAGCAGATCAACAAGTTCATCGAAGTGTTCAGCCATGCGCTGACTTCGTCACCCCTGGCGCTGGACAAACCGGTGCGTGTGGCGGACTTCGGTTCGGGCAAGGGTTACCTGACCTTCGCCATCCACGATTACCTGCGCAATACCTTGAAGGCCGATGGCGAAGTGACCGGCGTCGAGCTGCGTGAAGACATGGTCACCCTGTGCAACACCGCTGCGGCCAAGCTTGAACACCCCGGCCTGGTGTTCAAGTGCGGTGACGTGCGCAGCGTGGCGCCGAGCGAGCTGGATGTGATGATCGCCCTGCATGCCTGCGATATCGCCACGGACTATGCGATCCACACCGGCATCCGTTCCGGCGCCTCGATCATCATGTGCTCGCCGTGCTGCCACAAACAGATCCGCCTGCAAATCCAGAGCCCGGCGCTGCTCAAGCCGATGCTGCAATACGGCTTGCACCTGGGCCAGCAGGCCGAGATGGTCACCGACAGTTTGCGCGCGCTGTTCCTTGAGGCCTGCGGCTACGAGACCAAGGTGTTCGAGTTCATCTCTCTGGACCACACCAACAAGAACAAGATGATCCTGGCGGTCAAGCGCGCTGAACCGGTGGACCCGGCCCAGTTGCTGGCGAAGATTCAGGAGCTGAAGGATTTCTACCACATCAGCGAGCATTGCCTGGAAACCCTGCTGCGCGCTGACGGCTACCTCTGACTCCCTGTAGGAGCCGGCTTGCTGGCGATGGCGTCCTCAAAATCGCCATCGCCAGCAAGCCGGCTCCTACAGGGTTCATGTGGTGGCAATGCGCGCGGGGCTGACTGCCGTCTTGCGCCCCAGCATCACAGTGACAATCACCCCGCCAGCAAACAGCCAGGTGATCGGCTCCACATGTTCCCCGAAGAACAACGCCGAAAAGGCGATGGTGAAGAAAATCTGCAGCAACTGGATCTGACTGACCCGGGCAATGCCGCCCATGGCCAGCCCGGCGTACCAGGCGAAAAAGCCGATGAACTGTGAAAACAGCGAGACATAACCGAAGGCCCACCAGGTCTTGGCGGAAATTTCGCCCTGATGCTGCAGCGCCAGATACACCACCGGGCCGATCAGCAGTGGCGTCGACAGCACCAGCGCCCAACAGATCACCTGCCAGCCGCCCATTTCCCTGGCCAGTCGGCCTCCCTCGGCGTAGCCCAATCCGCCCACGGCAATGGCGCCAAGCATCAGCAAGTCACCGCCCTGAATGCTGCCGGCGCCGCTGATCAGTGCATAACCGAGCACCAACGCGCTGCCCAATGCGGCGCAGGCCCAGAAGGCTTTGGAAGGCCGTTCATGGGACAACCACGCGGCGTACAGCGCCACGCACAGCGGCTGCAGACCGTTGACCAGCGCGCCGTGGGATGCCGGCAAGGTTTGCATGGCCCATGCCGACAATACCGGGAAGCCGAGGATCACCCCGGCCATCACCAGCGTGAGGCCTTTTACCTGCTTCCAGGTCGGCCATTTTTCCCGGCGCCACAGCAACAGTAACGCCGCCGGAACCGCCGCAAACAGTGCCCGGCCCAGGCCGTTAAGCAGGGGGTGGAGTTCCTGCACGACAATCCGGGTGAAGGGCAGGGTGAGGCTGAAGATCACAACGCCGAGCAGGCCCAGGGCCATGCCGGTGTTTTCGCGCGAGGACATGATGGCAACCAGAATCGTGGGTGATGGGGTAAGGCTCCATATAGCCATAAACCGTGGGTTTCCCGCTGTTACAGCTAGGCACAGACTTATCCGTACAGTTGCAAACAAACCTTTGTGGCGAGGGGGCTTGCCCCCGTTGGGCTGCGCAGCAGCCCCTTTCCGGTTTCATCAATCGAACCGTGCTGTCCGATTTAGCGCCTGCTTCGCAGGCGAACGGGGGCAAGCCCCCTCGCCACAAGGTAGTAGCCGGTTGTTACCCGCCCAGCTGGATAAGGACTACCTTGAATACTCCTGCACGCCCACTTCCAGAGGAGTCCTCCCCATGGCTGCGAAAAAGATCCTGATGCTGGTCGGTGACTACGTCGAAGACTATGAAGTGATGGTGCCGTTCCAGGCGCTGTTGATGGTCGGCCACACGGTGCACGCCGTTTGCCCGGACAAGACCGCCGGCCAGACCGTGCGCACGGCGATCCATGACTTTGAAGGCGACCAGACCTACAGCGAAAAACCCGGTCACCTGTTTGCCCTGAACTTCGATTTCGCCAAGGTCAACGCCGCCGATTATGACGCCGTGCTGATTCCGGGCGGCCGTGCGCCGGAGTACCTGCGCCTGAACGAAAAGGTCCTGGAGCTGGTGCGTGCGTTCGACCAGGCCGGCAAGCCGATCGCCGCCGTGTGCCATGGCGCGCAGTTGCTGGCGGCAGCGGGAGTTCTCGAAGGTCGCGAATGCAGCGCTTATCCGGCCTGCGCTCCGGAAGTGCGACTGGCGGGCGGTACGTATATCGACATTGCGGTGACGGACGGCCATGTTCAGGGCAATCTGGCCACGGCGCCGGCCTGGCCTGCGCACCCGAACTGGCTGGCCGGTTTCCTGGGGCTGCTGGGTACCAAAATCACGCTGTAACGAGGGACATGCCCATGTGCGAGCTGTATGTCAAAGCCGACCCGATACTCTACGAATCGCGCTCCCGCTCGCTGCGTATCTGCGGGGTGGTCACCACCCTGCGGCTGGAGAATCAGTTCTGGGACATCCTCAGCGAAATTGCCGAAGTCGACGGCATGACCACCAATCAGTTGATCGCCAAGCTGTATGAAGAGGTGATGGACTATCGCGGCGAGGTGGTCAATTTTGCTTCGTTCCTGCGGGTCAGTTGTACGCGGTATCTGAGTCAGCGGCGCACGCAGGCGCCGGAGTTGTCGGTGGTGCGGGCAGTGGTGAAATAGTCAAAACTGCGTCGACCCCTTCGCGAGCAAGCCCGCTCCCACAGGTTCAATGTGATCCCTGTCGGAGCGGGCCTGCTCGCGAAGGGGCCGGCACAGGCGACAGAAATAGCAGTCTGGTCTTTACTCTGAAGCGCGCAACCTCTCAATCGCCAAGGAGAAAAAGCATGTCCGGATGGTATGAAGTGAGCAAAAGCAGCAGTGGTCAATTCAGGTTTGTCCTCAAGGCGGCCAACGCCGAGACCATTCTGACCAGCGAGCTGTACACCACCCACGCCGCCGCCGACAAAGGCATCGCCTCGGTCCAGGCCAACAGCCCACTGGATGAGCGTTACGAGAAGAAAACCACCAAGGACGGCCACCCGTATTTCAACCTCAAGGCGGGCAACCACGAAATCATTGGCAGCAGCGAGGCCTATTCCTCTGATGCCGCCATGGAAAAAGGCATTGCCAGTGTGAAGGCCAACGGCTCGACAAAGGTGGTCAAGGACAAGACGTTGCCGGTGCTTTGATTCCGCCACACATCCCTTGTAGGAGCTGGCTTGCCAGCGATGAGGCCGGCACATCCAACGATGATGTCGTCTGGTATGACGCTATCGCTGGCAAGCCAGCTCCTACAGGGGGGCTGTGTGTGGTTGCGGATCAGCGCAAGACTTTCAGCAACCCTTGCAGTTGTTCACAAGCCGCCTCGCTCAACGGGAACACCGGCAGCCGAGGATCCCCCACCTCCAGTCCCGTCGCCCGCAACCCCGCCTTTATCGTCGCTGGCAAGCCACCCTTGAGGATGAAATCCAGCAGCGGCAACTGGCGATAGAACAGCTCGCGGGCCTTGCGTAAATCATTGGCCAGCACTGCTTCGTACAAATCCAGATTGAGCTGCGGGATCAGGTTCGGCGCGGCGGTGCACCAGCCTTTTGCGCCCGCGGCAAAGGCCTCCAGGGCCAATGGGTTGCAGCCGTTGTAGAACGGCACCCGGCCTTCGCCGAGGCGTTGCAGTTGGTGCATGCGCTGGATGTCGCCGGTGCTCTCCTTGACCATGGTCACGTTTTCCACGGCGTTGACGATGCGCAGGATCAGCTCCACCGACATGTCGGTGCCGCTGGTGGCCGGGTTGTTGTAGAGCATGATCGGCACGCCGATGCTGTCGCCGATGGCGCGGTAATGGGCGAGGATTTCCGCTTCGCTGAGTTTCCAGTAGGACGCGGGCAGTACCATCACCACATCGGCGCCATGGGCTTCGGCGAAACGTGCGCGACGCACCGCTTTAGCGGTGGTCAGGTCAGACACGCTGACGACGGTCGGCACGCGTTT contains:
- a CDS encoding class I SAM-dependent methyltransferase, with translation MSVTATPASLAPDHHAQFIDLLQTSLEHNAFIKLVLAKYVGDETDLQRIIIKPVTVKTQPCLSFVYRYKTRDITKNLPVAEGVTSIAELLPASFKNAHLLSLTDEAQLEYSKKGKSSLFKSKPQQLREVPSAEHNREKNRFLDLSRPFLADLGVTNKQHELIPAMSRKWKQINKFIEVFSHALTSSPLALDKPVRVADFGSGKGYLTFAIHDYLRNTLKADGEVTGVELREDMVTLCNTAAAKLEHPGLVFKCGDVRSVAPSELDVMIALHACDIATDYAIHTGIRSGASIIMCSPCCHKQIRLQIQSPALLKPMLQYGLHLGQQAEMVTDSLRALFLEACGYETKVFEFISLDHTNKNKMILAVKRAEPVDPAQLLAKIQELKDFYHISEHCLETLLRADGYL
- a CDS encoding ribbon-helix-helix domain-containing protein, whose product is MCELYVKADPILYESRSRSLRICGVVTTLRLENQFWDILSEIAEVDGMTTNQLIAKLYEEVMDYRGEVVNFASFLRVSCTRYLSQRRTQAPELSVVRAVVK
- a CDS encoding helix-turn-helix domain-containing protein, which encodes MAPQQSNDSLARATRGAEASTPKAKLTAKETQILMWCFKGKTSWEISRIENCTESTVNFHFANIRRKFDVSSRTCALLKAIESGAIIVDSVVARGAHERG
- a CDS encoding YegP family protein produces the protein MSGWYEVSKSSSGQFRFVLKAANAETILTSELYTTHAAADKGIASVQANSPLDERYEKKTTKDGHPYFNLKAGNHEIIGSSEAYSSDAAMEKGIASVKANGSTKVVKDKTLPVL
- a CDS encoding putative holin, whose translation is MSVADSAYNGINGLMLGMGIATLPVVNGEVLFGAMLGAWLVTTTRTNFKTWQRIGSWLLSAGVGYLFTPAAHPLVPFLTEGVTAFLCALIVIPISIKLMQWIDGAGIGEIIRHLRGRR
- a CDS encoding helix-turn-helix domain-containing protein, producing the protein MRSKKSQAVLARLKQVTGTKTDASLSSALQISPQTLSSWKGRDSTPYSLCVEIAQTRGISLDWLLLGEGPVLRQTVTDTSEANQESTTRENTILAIWRLLDEDDRCAIQNALEEKQRLRDMELRLSEMAAILATLNPVNET
- a CDS encoding DJ-1/PfpI family protein, which gives rise to MAAKKILMLVGDYVEDYEVMVPFQALLMVGHTVHAVCPDKTAGQTVRTAIHDFEGDQTYSEKPGHLFALNFDFAKVNAADYDAVLIPGGRAPEYLRLNEKVLELVRAFDQAGKPIAAVCHGAQLLAAAGVLEGRECSAYPACAPEVRLAGGTYIDIAVTDGHVQGNLATAPAWPAHPNWLAGFLGLLGTKITL
- a CDS encoding ogr/Delta-like zinc finger family protein; amino-acid sequence: MSTYKMVCPHCLSRMRIRTSEGRHIFLRVAYLQCTSEACGWSVRAEFEMTHELSPSGMPNPAVRLPCAGPDLRRDARPVAVSPATTDVPQET
- a CDS encoding DMT family transporter encodes the protein MSSRENTGMALGLLGVVIFSLTLPFTRIVVQELHPLLNGLGRALFAAVPAALLLLWRREKWPTWKQVKGLTLVMAGVILGFPVLSAWAMQTLPASHGALVNGLQPLCVALYAAWLSHERPSKAFWACAALGSALVLGYALISGAGSIQGGDLLMLGAIAVGGLGYAEGGRLAREMGGWQVICWALVLSTPLLIGPVVYLALQHQGEISAKTWWAFGYVSLFSQFIGFFAWYAGLAMGGIARVSQIQLLQIFFTIAFSALFFGEHVEPITWLFAGGVIVTVMLGRKTAVSPARIATT